Proteins encoded by one window of Flavobacterium sp. N502540:
- a CDS encoding helix-turn-helix domain-containing protein, with protein MKSQLRSEIYEDGVLEIDNPIPFSEILIEERKEHDFNGIKGVLTSITLNGVQIDFKDVTIEKDFYSVAVEHDFSFIKLHFEIEGDNEYCPDNKKEKRIYIPQGHYNFFYLPIIKGNLNFRTQKRKTVEISFTTDYLEQLFHSNLKEAIPLLAEAIEKKTAFLMWDKSRAISPQLQKIITEITECSYSGVIKKAFLESKVVEIISYLFTIINENENKEESTELSSYDYSKIIELEMILKNRFKENHSLSSLAADIGLNTFKLKKYFKQIYGVSVFAYLTSIRMEYAKKVIVEKGFPIAIVSEEIGYKNPQHFTVAFKKTFGYLPSKLKK; from the coding sequence ATGAAGAGTCAGTTAAGAAGTGAAATTTATGAAGACGGAGTGCTGGAAATTGATAATCCGATTCCCTTTAGTGAAATCTTAATTGAAGAGAGAAAAGAGCATGATTTTAATGGCATAAAAGGAGTTTTGACCAGTATTACATTAAATGGTGTACAAATCGATTTTAAAGATGTCACGATTGAAAAAGATTTCTATTCGGTAGCTGTAGAGCATGATTTTTCGTTTATAAAACTCCATTTTGAAATAGAAGGAGACAATGAATACTGCCCGGATAATAAAAAGGAGAAAAGAATCTACATTCCGCAAGGGCATTATAATTTTTTTTATTTGCCGATCATCAAAGGAAATCTGAATTTCAGAACCCAGAAAAGAAAAACAGTCGAAATAAGTTTCACAACAGATTATCTGGAACAGCTTTTTCATTCTAATTTAAAAGAAGCTATTCCTTTATTGGCAGAAGCCATCGAAAAAAAAACAGCTTTCCTCATGTGGGACAAAAGCAGAGCGATATCTCCACAATTGCAAAAGATAATAACCGAAATAACAGAATGCAGTTATAGCGGAGTGATTAAAAAAGCTTTCTTAGAATCGAAGGTGGTTGAAATCATTTCGTATTTGTTTACGATAATCAATGAAAACGAAAATAAAGAGGAATCGACAGAATTAAGTTCGTATGATTATTCTAAGATTATAGAGTTAGAAATGATTTTAAAAAATCGGTTTAAAGAGAATCACAGTCTTTCCAGCCTTGCTGCTGATATTGGACTAAACACTTTTAAACTTAAAAAGTATTTCAAGCAAATTTATGGAGTTTCAGTTTTTGCTTATTTGACAAGCATAAGAATGGAGTATGCCAAAAAAGTAATTGTCGAAAAAGGATTTCCTATTGCAATTGTCTCTGAAGAGATTGGTTATAAAAATCCACAGCACTTTACTGTAGCTTTCAAAAAAACGTTTGGATATTTGCCCAGTAAGCTAAAAAAATAA
- a CDS encoding MFS transporter: protein MILPFLKKLQNSPKGFRLANTVFFFLSGFGYSSWVSRIPHIQAQLHLSEAEFGAVLFAFPIGLMLTMPFTGMLLNKYSSRYVMLLGAIMFNIALALPGLAAFVWQLVVILLIFGASRNIFNLSINAQSLEVQKLYPKSIITRFHAVWSIAVFSGAGLGYVMVTQHIAPVHHLLGVSVFMMGLTACFYPMSIHNEPVPVKKKFFSMPEKNLIKFALICFVSMACENTMYDWSGIYFKNILKASPKLTSAAFVFFATAVTLGRLFGDYGVMKFGTKRILFYSGVLITAGFAICFALPYAYPTIFGYVLIGFGVSCVVPLVFSIAGRSSKLSSGSALTSISTIGYLGFLLVPPMVGFISEYLSMKWAFLIMALLGILMIFMVNKIGEKE, encoded by the coding sequence ATGATTTTACCCTTCTTGAAAAAACTGCAGAATTCTCCTAAGGGATTCCGTTTGGCTAATACTGTATTTTTCTTTCTTTCGGGATTTGGATATTCTTCCTGGGTGTCCCGTATTCCGCATATACAGGCACAATTGCATCTGTCTGAAGCTGAGTTTGGAGCTGTTTTATTTGCCTTTCCGATTGGTCTGATGCTGACCATGCCTTTTACAGGAATGCTGTTAAATAAATATAGCAGTCGTTATGTTATGCTGTTGGGAGCCATCATGTTTAATATTGCTCTGGCGTTACCCGGTTTAGCTGCTTTTGTATGGCAGTTGGTCGTTATACTTTTAATTTTTGGAGCTTCGAGAAACATTTTCAATTTATCTATTAATGCACAATCACTAGAGGTTCAGAAATTGTATCCAAAATCAATTATAACCCGTTTTCATGCTGTATGGAGTATCGCTGTTTTTTCGGGAGCAGGCTTGGGTTATGTAATGGTGACACAGCATATTGCACCGGTTCATCATTTACTTGGCGTTAGTGTTTTTATGATGGGACTTACCGCTTGCTTTTATCCGATGAGTATCCACAATGAGCCTGTACCGGTAAAAAAGAAGTTCTTTTCGATGCCGGAAAAAAATCTGATAAAGTTTGCCCTCATTTGTTTTGTGTCTATGGCCTGTGAAAATACCATGTACGATTGGAGTGGTATTTATTTTAAAAATATACTAAAAGCTTCTCCAAAACTAACCAGCGCTGCCTTTGTCTTTTTTGCAACAGCAGTAACCTTAGGACGTCTGTTTGGGGATTATGGTGTAATGAAATTTGGTACAAAACGAATTTTGTTTTACAGCGGAGTTTTAATCACAGCGGGTTTTGCGATTTGTTTTGCCCTGCCATATGCTTATCCAACAATTTTTGGTTATGTCTTGATTGGATTTGGAGTTTCCTGTGTCGTTCCGCTTGTATTTAGTATTGCCGGAAGATCATCCAAATTAAGCAGCGGTTCTGCCTTAACGTCTATCTCTACTATTGGTTATCTTGGATTTTTATTGGTTCCGCCTATGGTTGGTTTTATCTCTGAATATTTAAGTATGAAATGGGCATTTTTGATAATGGCGCTGTTAGGAATACTGATGATTTTTATGGTGAATAAAATCGGGGAGAAGGAGTGA
- a CDS encoding DUF6265 family protein has protein sequence MFQKITLSVLLIAAVSCQKKDSAEKDKIKIADWLIGNWENKSPEGILTENWQKLNDSTFSAASYFIKEKDTIHFENIVLSQKEETLTYFATVKGQNDDKPVAFQSTAESDKQLVFENPKHDYPQKITYTKGANNTLTAEISGNLNGKPSSEKFVMTKK, from the coding sequence ATGTTTCAAAAAATTACCCTTTCAGTGCTTTTAATTGCTGCTGTTTCTTGTCAGAAGAAAGATTCTGCCGAGAAAGATAAAATCAAAATCGCAGACTGGTTAATAGGAAACTGGGAAAACAAATCTCCGGAAGGCATTCTGACTGAAAATTGGCAAAAACTAAATGACAGTACTTTTAGTGCTGCCTCTTATTTCATTAAAGAAAAAGATACTATTCATTTCGAAAACATCGTGTTATCTCAAAAAGAAGAAACCTTAACCTATTTCGCTACGGTGAAAGGCCAGAATGATGATAAACCGGTGGCTTTTCAATCTACTGCTGAATCAGACAAACAATTGGTTTTTGAAAATCCTAAACACGATTATCCACAAAAAATAACGTATACAAAAGGAGCGAATAACACTTTAACTGCTGAGATTTCAGGGAATTTGAATGGTAAACCAAGTTCAGAGAAATTTGTAATGACGAAGAAATAA
- a CDS encoding type IA DNA topoisomerase produces the protein MKVCIAEKPSVAREIASVLGANTKHDGYFEGNGYAVTYTFGHLCTLKEPNDYKPHWKSWDLNNLPMLPEKFETKVVQNSGIEKQFKIVKSLFDKAEVVINCGDAGQEGELIQRWVMNEANYKGEVQRLWISSLTTEAIKEGFENLKPSENYDNLFYAGFSRAIGDWLLGMNATRLYTVKHGGYKQVLSIGRVQTPTLAMVVDRFKEIENFKPQPYWELQTLYRETLFSYEEGRFLKKEDGELLASKVKESEFEIVSVEKKNGNEYAPKLFDLTGLQVYCNTKFGFSADETLKIVQTLYEQKVVTYPRVDTTFLPNDIYPKVSGILQKLTKYAELTQPLLEKKIKKSPKVFNDKKVTDHHAIIPTGIEAHLQFNQQQVYDIITKRFIAVFYDDCLVANTTVIGKAADVTFRATGKEILKKGFRIVFEDPNAKEREADLLPSFVVGEKGPHEPSFLQKETKPPNQFTEATLLRAMETAGKQVDDEDLRELMKENGIGRPSTRANIIETLFKRQYIVRNKKQVLPTPTGIQLIDTIQNELIKSAELTGSWEKQLKDIEKGTFTAGAFIKNMKRMVEALVTEVRSETRHANISHAATVEKPVVKAEKKKAAGILSETCPKCQKATLIKGKSAFGCGNYKSGCDFLLPYTFAEKKISENQYLRLVQKGSTVNIKGFKTEEGTVEGLIRFEENYKLKLETKKTTAKAKSVTTASDALTCPKCQKGTILKGKTAYGCSEYKSGCDFKVTFDDVRAKLKDQKPTKELVYSILCEL, from the coding sequence ATGAAGGTCTGTATTGCTGAGAAACCAAGTGTCGCACGTGAAATCGCATCCGTTTTGGGAGCCAATACCAAACACGATGGTTATTTTGAAGGCAATGGTTATGCTGTAACCTACACTTTCGGACATTTATGTACCTTAAAAGAACCCAACGATTACAAACCGCACTGGAAAAGCTGGGATTTGAACAACTTACCCATGCTTCCTGAGAAATTTGAAACCAAAGTAGTTCAAAATTCAGGAATCGAAAAGCAATTTAAAATCGTAAAAAGTCTGTTCGACAAAGCCGAAGTGGTCATCAACTGCGGGGATGCCGGGCAAGAAGGGGAACTTATTCAGCGATGGGTGATGAACGAGGCGAATTACAAAGGCGAAGTGCAGCGTTTGTGGATTTCGTCCCTAACCACCGAAGCTATCAAAGAAGGTTTTGAAAACCTGAAACCCTCTGAAAACTACGATAATTTATTCTATGCCGGATTTTCAAGAGCCATTGGCGACTGGTTACTCGGAATGAATGCTACACGTTTGTATACCGTAAAACATGGCGGTTACAAACAAGTGTTGTCTATCGGACGTGTACAGACACCTACATTGGCCATGGTAGTAGACCGATTTAAAGAAATCGAAAATTTTAAACCTCAGCCGTATTGGGAACTGCAGACTTTATACCGAGAAACTCTTTTTAGTTATGAAGAAGGGCGTTTCCTTAAAAAAGAAGACGGAGAACTTCTGGCCAGCAAAGTCAAAGAAAGTGAATTCGAAATTGTTTCGGTTGAAAAAAAGAACGGAAACGAATACGCTCCAAAGCTATTTGACTTAACAGGCCTGCAAGTCTACTGCAATACCAAGTTTGGATTTTCGGCAGATGAAACGCTTAAAATCGTACAAACTTTATACGAACAAAAAGTAGTCACGTATCCGAGAGTAGATACTACCTTTTTACCAAATGATATTTATCCAAAAGTATCCGGGATTCTGCAAAAATTAACGAAATATGCTGAATTAACTCAACCGCTTTTAGAGAAAAAAATAAAAAAATCACCAAAGGTTTTCAACGATAAAAAAGTTACAGATCACCATGCGATTATCCCAACCGGAATAGAAGCTCATTTGCAATTCAACCAGCAGCAGGTCTATGACATTATTACCAAACGTTTTATTGCTGTATTTTACGATGATTGTCTCGTAGCCAATACCACAGTAATTGGTAAAGCCGCTGACGTAACTTTCAGAGCCACCGGAAAAGAGATCTTAAAAAAAGGATTTCGCATCGTATTCGAAGACCCGAACGCGAAAGAAAGAGAAGCTGATTTGTTACCCAGTTTTGTGGTGGGAGAAAAAGGGCCACATGAACCTTCTTTTCTGCAAAAAGAAACCAAGCCACCCAACCAGTTTACCGAAGCGACTTTACTGCGTGCTATGGAAACTGCCGGAAAACAAGTCGATGATGAAGATCTGCGCGAACTGATGAAGGAAAACGGTATTGGTCGTCCGTCAACAAGGGCGAATATTATCGAGACACTTTTTAAACGTCAGTATATTGTTCGAAACAAAAAACAGGTTTTGCCAACGCCTACGGGAATTCAGCTTATTGATACGATTCAGAACGAACTTATCAAATCGGCTGAGCTAACGGGTTCCTGGGAAAAGCAACTGAAAGATATCGAAAAAGGAACTTTTACTGCCGGAGCTTTTATTAAAAACATGAAACGCATGGTAGAAGCTTTGGTTACCGAAGTACGAAGCGAAACCAGACATGCTAATATTTCGCATGCAGCAACGGTTGAAAAACCAGTTGTAAAAGCAGAGAAAAAGAAAGCCGCGGGGATTTTATCCGAAACCTGTCCAAAATGTCAAAAAGCTACCTTAATAAAAGGAAAATCTGCTTTTGGGTGCGGTAATTATAAATCGGGCTGTGATTTTCTGTTGCCTTATACTTTTGCAGAGAAAAAAATATCAGAAAATCAATATTTAAGATTGGTTCAGAAAGGATCTACCGTAAATATAAAGGGGTTTAAAACCGAAGAAGGAACTGTTGAAGGTTTGATTCGTTTTGAAGAAAATTACAAACTTAAATTAGAAACGAAGAAAACCACTGCCAAAGCAAAATCAGTGACAACAGCATCAGATGCCTTAACGTGTCCAAAATGTCAAAAGGGAACAATTCTCAAGGGTAAAACGGCCTACGGATGTAGTGAATACAAATCAGGCTGCGATTTTAAAGTTACTTTTGACGATGTCCGAGCCAAATTAAAAGATCAGAAACCAACAAAAGAATTGGTGTACTCTATACTTTGTGAATTGTAA
- a CDS encoding S9 family peptidase produces MIKKNVLSVLVVLAVLLSSCKQEPKETPAPLIDVKTFFKNGEKSTFRISPDGNYFSYRADYKGKSNIFVQKVGDQKAVRVTNDTLRSISGYFWKGDRIVYAQDIGGDENFQLFSVNADGKDLKALTPFPGVRSEIIDALIDIKGKEKELIVQINKRVKEYFDPYLLNVETGTLTLLYDNKENFDGWFTDNNGIIRLASKTDGVNITWNYRSSEKEPFTPLVTTTFKDIFTPASFDKNNKNIYALSNIGKDKVILVEYDPISKKNVKELFSDPNYDLNTLDYDRKKQVLTSVGWEAEKQEKHFFDKDWETIQNNLEKKLEGYETEIVSYDDARTKAIAWAGNDRTPGKFYLYDFKTAEIKEVANPYPWIEEKQMSHIKPVTYKSRDGLEIHGYLTLPLGIEPKNLPVVINPHGGPWARDSWQYNPEVQFLANRGYAVLQMNFRGSTGYGKKFWEASFKQWGKTMQDDITDGVEWLKKEGIADEKRIAIYGGSYGGYATLAGVAFTPDLYAAAVDYVGVSNLFTFMNTIPPYWKPYLDQFHEMVGDPKKDSLLLASTSPALHADKIKTPLFVAQGANDPRVNKAESDQMVEALKKRGVTVEYMVKNDEGHGFHNQNNRYDFYGAMEKFLGKHLKQAK; encoded by the coding sequence ATGATTAAAAAAAACGTATTATCCGTTTTAGTTGTTTTGGCTGTTCTTTTAAGTTCGTGCAAACAGGAGCCTAAAGAAACACCTGCCCCATTGATTGACGTAAAAACATTTTTCAAAAATGGGGAAAAAAGTACCTTCCGAATTTCGCCCGATGGAAATTATTTTAGTTATCGCGCCGATTATAAAGGAAAATCAAACATTTTTGTTCAGAAAGTAGGCGATCAAAAGGCAGTTCGTGTTACCAACGATACTTTGCGAAGTATTTCAGGTTATTTCTGGAAAGGCGACAGAATTGTATATGCGCAAGACATAGGCGGAGACGAAAATTTTCAGCTATTTTCGGTAAACGCGGATGGAAAGGACTTAAAAGCATTAACTCCTTTCCCGGGTGTAAGAAGCGAAATTATAGACGCGCTCATTGATATTAAGGGAAAAGAAAAAGAACTCATCGTACAGATCAACAAAAGAGTAAAAGAATATTTTGATCCTTATCTTCTTAATGTCGAAACAGGAACACTAACACTACTTTACGACAACAAAGAAAACTTTGATGGCTGGTTTACAGACAACAATGGTATAATTCGTCTGGCTTCAAAAACCGATGGCGTAAACATTACCTGGAACTACAGAAGTTCAGAAAAAGAACCTTTTACTCCTTTGGTTACAACAACTTTCAAAGATATCTTTACTCCTGCTTCTTTCGATAAAAACAATAAAAACATCTACGCGCTTAGCAATATCGGAAAAGACAAAGTGATCTTAGTTGAATACGACCCTATTAGCAAGAAAAATGTAAAAGAATTATTCTCTGACCCTAATTACGATTTAAATACTCTTGATTACGACAGAAAAAAACAGGTCTTAACTTCTGTTGGCTGGGAAGCAGAAAAACAGGAAAAACACTTTTTTGACAAAGACTGGGAAACAATTCAAAACAATCTTGAAAAGAAACTGGAAGGCTACGAAACCGAAATTGTAAGTTATGATGATGCCCGAACCAAAGCTATTGCCTGGGCAGGAAACGACCGAACTCCCGGGAAATTTTATCTGTATGATTTTAAAACTGCAGAAATTAAAGAAGTAGCAAATCCATATCCCTGGATTGAGGAAAAACAAATGAGCCACATCAAACCTGTTACTTATAAATCGAGAGACGGTCTGGAAATTCATGGTTATCTAACGCTTCCACTTGGAATTGAGCCTAAAAACCTGCCTGTTGTCATCAATCCGCATGGTGGACCTTGGGCAAGAGACAGCTGGCAGTACAATCCTGAGGTTCAGTTTTTAGCCAATCGCGGGTATGCCGTTTTACAAATGAATTTCAGAGGAAGTACAGGCTACGGAAAGAAATTTTGGGAAGCAAGTTTTAAACAATGGGGAAAAACAATGCAGGACGATATTACCGATGGTGTGGAATGGCTGAAAAAAGAAGGCATTGCCGATGAAAAACGAATTGCTATTTATGGTGGCAGTTACGGCGGTTATGCAACTCTTGCGGGGGTTGCCTTTACACCCGATTTGTATGCCGCAGCGGTAGATTACGTTGGGGTAAGTAACCTGTTTACGTTTATGAATACGATTCCGCCTTATTGGAAGCCTTACTTAGATCAATTTCACGAAATGGTAGGCGATCCTAAAAAAGACAGCTTACTGCTTGCGTCGACATCACCGGCTTTACACGCCGACAAAATAAAAACCCCATTATTTGTAGCACAGGGAGCTAACGATCCGAGGGTAAACAAAGCCGAAAGCGACCAGATGGTTGAAGCCTTAAAAAAACGCGGTGTTACCGTAGAATATATGGTAAAAAATGATGAAGGACATGGTTTCCATAATCAGAACAATCGTTATGATTTTTATGGTGCTATGGAAAAATTCCTTGGCAAACATTTAAAACAGGCGAAATAA
- a CDS encoding DUF5995 family protein: MSVKQAATIGEVIQLLDEIIELSKIEQSNIGLFATLYREVTVKVKEGIQNGAFQNGERMEKLDVIFANRYLKAYYEYKAKEKPSDCWGFAFEQAEKFWPIVLQHLLLGMNAHINLDLGIAAAEISTVEDIESLKADFDKINTILSSLVGSVEKCLIKIWPTLTWILKLTGKADTFFIDFSMETARDGAWKFANEFVAVPEDKRETCTHERDVRITEIARLVSNPGYFVSAVFKFIRLFERGTVAQKIIDMQIVEQKNMECAVA; this comes from the coding sequence ATGAGTGTGAAACAAGCTGCAACTATAGGTGAAGTCATTCAGCTATTAGATGAAATAATCGAGTTATCAAAAATAGAACAGAGTAATATAGGTTTATTTGCAACGCTATACCGTGAAGTTACGGTGAAGGTAAAAGAAGGTATTCAAAATGGAGCCTTTCAAAACGGGGAGCGAATGGAAAAATTGGATGTCATTTTTGCCAATCGTTATCTAAAGGCCTATTACGAATATAAAGCCAAAGAAAAACCATCAGATTGTTGGGGGTTTGCCTTTGAACAAGCCGAAAAATTCTGGCCAATAGTGCTGCAGCACCTATTACTCGGAATGAATGCTCATATCAACCTGGACTTAGGTATAGCTGCTGCCGAAATTAGTACAGTAGAAGATATAGAGAGTTTAAAAGCTGATTTTGACAAAATAAATACCATTTTAAGCAGTCTCGTAGGAAGCGTAGAAAAATGTTTGATTAAAATTTGGCCAACGCTTACCTGGATATTAAAATTAACAGGCAAAGCAGACACCTTTTTTATTGACTTTAGCATGGAAACCGCCAGAGACGGTGCCTGGAAATTTGCCAATGAATTTGTAGCGGTTCCCGAGGATAAAAGAGAAACCTGTACACATGAAAGAGATGTGAGAATAACAGAAATCGCCCGCTTGGTTTCAAACCCGGGATATTTTGTGAGTGCCGTTTTCAAATTCATTCGTTTGTTTGAAAGAGGTACAGTCGCTCAAAAAATAATCGATATGCAGATTGTTGAACAAAAAAATATGGAGTGTGCTGTTGCATAA
- a CDS encoding helix-turn-helix domain-containing protein produces MKAIDKLEAEIVNRIYKLFLDKYAGNKSSFAKASNCTETTVRRILRNEQGITINLLIRMADALDTTSSELLKDLHLKNEE; encoded by the coding sequence ATGAAAGCGATTGATAAATTAGAAGCAGAGATAGTCAATAGGATTTATAAGCTTTTCTTAGATAAATATGCAGGAAACAAAAGCAGTTTTGCTAAAGCAAGTAACTGTACCGAAACTACTGTAAGAAGAATTCTAAGAAATGAACAAGGAATTACTATAAATCTTCTGATTAGAATGGCAGATGCACTTGATACAACTTCCAGTGAACTTTTAAAAGATTTACATCTTAAAAATGAGGAATAA
- a CDS encoding RidA family protein yields MKHFLLLSFLFIINNNFAQEAKIKKEKWHWNNGPKQDTVIGYTQVLKVDNVLYISGAVTTELTPAGITTVYNDLKASLASYGATFANVVKENLYTTDIETMKKYNNVRKKFYNGDFPAATWVQIVQLYVPTAKLEVELVAHLPK; encoded by the coding sequence ATGAAACATTTTCTTTTACTTTCTTTTTTATTTATTATCAACAACAATTTTGCACAAGAAGCCAAAATAAAAAAGGAAAAATGGCATTGGAACAATGGCCCCAAACAAGATACCGTTATTGGTTATACTCAGGTTTTAAAAGTGGACAATGTGCTATACATTTCGGGTGCCGTAACAACAGAATTAACTCCGGCTGGAATCACAACTGTTTATAACGATTTAAAGGCTTCACTGGCGAGTTATGGTGCCACATTTGCCAATGTAGTAAAAGAAAATTTATACACAACAGATATTGAGACCATGAAAAAGTACAACAACGTTAGAAAAAAATTCTACAATGGTGACTTTCCTGCGGCTACATGGGTACAAATCGTACAATTATACGTGCCAACCGCAAAATTAGAGGTTGAATTGGTGGCACATCTGCCTAAATAA
- a CDS encoding DGQHR domain-containing protein translates to MSTIDKQYIDVKCIKATQPIGPMFIGVIDSEDLEKITYADVRRLIEDSGNREIEDYIGIQRKLDTKRAKNEIGKYVNLVDATFPNSIILSISSENAQYIESEGILRILYKDDIAKVLDGQHRIAGFEYYNNQRGTFELIVTIYIDMELEDQAIVFATINKEQRNVSGSLVTDLFAFAESRSPQKTGHNIARALNNKENSPFYNKIKILGNADSSSETITQSTFVESLLKYITKDKQLDRDFYRRNKNKKNAKLDYVDSKDAERLFLRNIFIDDESDIKIAQILWNYFWAVQHKWPTAWNEVANNNILNKSTGFIALMRFFKLAYLSFNKPNEIITKEEFKSIFDLITLEEEDFNRQKYVPGGIGQSALYNDLKEQSGL, encoded by the coding sequence ATGAGCACAATTGATAAACAATATATAGACGTTAAATGCATTAAAGCAACGCAACCTATTGGACCAATGTTTATTGGTGTAATTGACAGTGAAGATCTTGAAAAAATAACTTATGCAGATGTAAGACGTTTAATAGAGGATTCTGGAAACCGTGAAATTGAAGATTATATTGGCATACAAAGAAAATTAGATACTAAAAGAGCAAAAAATGAAATTGGTAAATATGTAAATTTAGTCGATGCTACATTTCCAAATAGTATAATTCTATCTATTTCTTCCGAAAACGCTCAATATATTGAAAGCGAAGGAATATTAAGGATCTTATATAAGGATGACATAGCAAAAGTTCTTGATGGTCAGCATCGAATAGCAGGGTTTGAGTACTATAATAATCAAAGAGGAACTTTTGAACTTATTGTTACGATATACATTGATATGGAACTTGAAGATCAAGCAATAGTTTTTGCAACTATTAATAAAGAGCAAAGAAATGTAAGTGGCTCGCTAGTAACTGATCTCTTTGCTTTTGCTGAATCAAGGAGTCCTCAGAAAACAGGACATAACATTGCAAGAGCACTAAACAATAAAGAAAACAGTCCTTTCTATAATAAAATTAAAATATTAGGCAATGCTGATTCTAGTTCTGAAACAATTACGCAATCCACATTTGTCGAATCTTTACTAAAATATATAACTAAAGATAAACAACTAGATCGTGACTTTTATAGACGCAACAAAAATAAAAAAAATGCAAAACTTGACTATGTAGATTCAAAAGATGCTGAAAGGCTTTTTTTGCGAAATATATTTATTGACGATGAATCAGATATAAAAATTGCACAAATATTGTGGAATTACTTTTGGGCAGTACAACACAAATGGCCCACTGCATGGAATGAAGTGGCAAACAACAATATTCTAAATAAATCAACAGGTTTTATAGCATTAATGAGGTTCTTTAAACTTGCATATTTGAGTTTTAATAAGCCAAACGAAATAATTACAAAAGAAGAATTTAAAAGTATTTTTGATTTAATTACTTTAGAGGAAGAAGATTTTAATCGACAAAAATATGTCCCTGGAGGAATTGGTCAAAGTGCTCTGTACAATGATTTAAAAGAACAAAGTGGTTTATAA
- a CDS encoding DNA adenine methylase translates to MSKIKPFLRWAGGKTWLTKHIEEFLPTEFNNYFEPFIGGGAIFLYLKSKNYIKNKSYLSDSNQDLINTYRIIKSNPDALIKSLQKFKNTEEYYYKIRGTLFDNKIENASKFIYLNKTSYNGIYRVNSKGEYNVPYGHRKTKDLFEFDNILKISELFEKTYFSVTDFKKKCYETKENDFIFLDPPYTVAHENNGFIQYNQSLFSWKNQIELAQILKVLEQKKTHFILTNASHKSIDELYQTGNKKILARASNIGGTGAKRTNYNEIIISNATK, encoded by the coding sequence ATGAGTAAAATAAAACCATTTTTAAGGTGGGCGGGAGGAAAAACGTGGTTAACAAAACATATTGAAGAGTTTTTACCAACAGAATTTAATAATTACTTTGAGCCATTTATTGGTGGTGGTGCTATTTTTCTATATTTGAAATCAAAAAACTACATTAAAAATAAGTCTTATCTTTCTGATTCAAATCAAGATTTAATAAATACCTACAGAATAATTAAATCAAATCCAGATGCATTAATCAAATCACTGCAAAAGTTCAAAAACACAGAAGAATATTACTACAAGATTAGAGGGACTTTATTTGATAATAAAATCGAAAATGCTTCCAAATTTATATATCTTAATAAAACTTCTTATAATGGTATCTATAGAGTTAATAGTAAAGGAGAATATAACGTCCCGTATGGTCATAGAAAAACAAAAGACCTTTTCGAATTTGACAATATTCTAAAAATATCAGAGTTGTTTGAAAAAACATATTTTTCAGTAACTGATTTTAAGAAAAAATGTTATGAGACAAAAGAAAATGATTTTATTTTTTTAGATCCACCGTATACGGTTGCACACGAAAATAATGGTTTTATACAATATAATCAATCTCTATTTTCATGGAAAAATCAAATTGAACTAGCCCAAATTCTTAAAGTATTAGAACAAAAAAAAACTCATTTTATACTTACTAATGCATCACATAAAAGTATTGATGAACTTTATCAAACCGGAAATAAAAAAATTCTAGCTAGAGCAAGTAATATAGGCGGAACTGGAGCAAAAAGAACAAATTATAACGAAATAATTATAAGCAATGCAACAAAATAA